Proteins encoded within one genomic window of Companilactobacillus sp.:
- a CDS encoding SDR family oxidoreductase, with protein MDLSNKVVVIMGASSGIGAATSRLLAKDGAKLSVAARRLDRLNEIKAEFPNSEIETFKADVTKFEDVKNVIDKTVEKFGRIDVLYNNAGIMPTAPLIEGRRDEWQNMLQINIMGVLNGIAAALPYMSKAKSGQIISTDSVAGHVVGPDAAVYSGTKFAVRAIMDGLRMEQAENNIKTTIVSPGSTGTELFNSINDDDQKKFAKDFFENVGGLQPEQIAEAVEFAIGTKNNMSVSEVIIRPTRQTL; from the coding sequence ATGGATTTATCAAATAAAGTAGTTGTGATCATGGGAGCTTCATCAGGGATTGGTGCAGCAACTAGCCGATTGCTAGCTAAAGATGGTGCAAAGTTGAGCGTTGCTGCTCGTCGGTTGGATCGACTAAACGAAATCAAAGCTGAATTCCCCAATTCTGAAATTGAAACATTTAAAGCAGATGTAACCAAATTTGAGGATGTCAAAAATGTTATCGATAAAACTGTTGAGAAATTTGGCCGAATCGACGTCCTTTATAACAATGCTGGCATTATGCCAACTGCTCCATTGATTGAAGGTCGACGCGATGAATGGCAAAATATGCTGCAGATCAACATTATGGGTGTCTTAAACGGAATTGCTGCAGCCTTGCCTTACATGTCAAAAGCTAAGAGTGGCCAAATCATTTCCACCGACTCTGTTGCTGGACACGTTGTTGGACCTGACGCTGCTGTTTATAGTGGAACTAAATTTGCCGTTAGAGCAATTATGGATGGTCTTCGTATGGAACAAGCTGAGAACAATATCAAAACGACTATCGTTTCACCAGGTAGTACCGGAACAGAGTTATTTAACTCCATCAATGATGACGATCAAAAGAAATTTGCAAAAGATTTCTTCGAAAATGTTGGCGGTTTGCAGCCAGAGCAAATTGCGGAAGCAGTTGAATTCGCAATTGGTACTAAAAATAACATGTCAGTAAGTGAAGTGATCATTCGCCCAACTAGACAAACATTATAA
- a CDS encoding low temperature requirement protein A, with translation MDKSKHSWWGTPRKITNIIRDRKISWLELFSDLVFIIAIHYLISGFSENISLVNFFRFILVFLLVFDIWNTYTNYFDLHGNTSIRTTFFTMLMVLGVAVLSSTIVPFFDGHYQVFVVVYLLIQILTMYLWIRIVYYDPAHMLTTKSYLIESGVQIALLVVILLISNVVIQSAILTVIIISKSASLITERNNFNKEFKQRHIPFEISSAVQERYGTFTMIVLGEAIATIVEQLDGNYSFESISHFILLALNIIGIFWMYYALMDSVHVKGKSYLKLVLFRGFHIGFLLMLSLETFFMVNLAETKNIWIRLGFITSLILVIGLIFALKEFSKTTHRETTSFVVGTGIMLILYLTVLFPANIILLLSDIYLIVLVILHEHAQFIRGESAA, from the coding sequence ATGGATAAGTCAAAACATTCCTGGTGGGGAACACCGCGAAAAATTACTAATATAATTCGTGATCGAAAAATATCCTGGTTAGAATTATTCTCTGACTTGGTATTTATTATTGCCATTCACTATTTGATCAGCGGATTCAGTGAAAATATTAGTCTCGTAAATTTTTTCAGATTCATTTTAGTCTTTCTTTTAGTCTTTGATATTTGGAACACTTATACTAACTACTTTGATCTGCATGGCAATACCTCAATTCGAACAACTTTTTTTACCATGTTGATGGTTCTAGGAGTTGCGGTTTTATCGTCGACCATCGTGCCATTTTTTGACGGTCACTATCAAGTCTTTGTTGTCGTTTATTTATTGATCCAAATACTGACGATGTATCTCTGGATTCGAATCGTCTATTATGACCCTGCACATATGTTGACGACAAAATCTTATTTGATTGAATCTGGTGTACAAATTGCTTTATTAGTGGTTATCTTACTAATTTCCAATGTCGTTATTCAGTCAGCTATCCTAACAGTAATCATCATTTCAAAATCAGCTTCATTGATTACTGAACGTAATAACTTCAATAAAGAATTTAAACAACGTCACATCCCCTTTGAAATCAGCAGCGCTGTTCAAGAACGATATGGCACATTTACGATGATCGTTCTGGGAGAAGCTATCGCTACTATCGTTGAACAGCTTGATGGAAATTATTCATTTGAATCGATAAGTCATTTTATTTTATTAGCATTAAACATCATCGGAATATTCTGGATGTACTATGCCTTGATGGACTCAGTTCACGTTAAGGGAAAAAGTTATCTTAAGCTAGTACTATTTCGTGGATTCCATATCGGATTCTTGTTGATGCTGTCACTTGAGACCTTTTTCATGGTCAATTTAGCAGAAACGAAAAATATTTGGATCAGATTAGGATTCATTACCAGTTTGATATTAGTTATAGGTTTGATTTTTGCACTAAAGGAATTTTCCAAAACTACACATCGAGAAACTACTAGTTTTGTCGTTGGTACTGGAATCATGTTGATTCTTTATTTGACAGTCTTATTTCCAGCCAATATCATTTTATTATTAAGCGATATTTACCTGATTGTCTTAGTGATTTTACATGAACATGCTCAATTCATTCGTGGCGAATCGGCTGCCTAG
- a CDS encoding glycosyltransferase family 2 protein, translating to MANLLNMDLWIQLIKSVFDLTMFTLSIYPILGSFFWLAGSLCYRFLKKGRRDDNWTEIPEQDQPFITIMIPVHNEELVVERTIRYLCEEMNYSRYEILAVNDGSTDHSEQILERLQNTYDKLRVINVEKNSGKAHAFNVGINFARGDYVLSNDADTIPETNALMKYMNFFKDKNPNICAVTANSDVRNRSSLLGKSQTLEFSSIIGIIKRSQSAIYDSLYAYSGANTMYKKSFLIAVGGFRQDRITEDISIAWDHNAIGGIPTFAPNIISHLIVPNNFKDLYNQRKRWAQGGTEVWLANFKKIILHPFKRYTLLPLLADATFSIIWSFFFVITTISFWLTFVIALITGNQVLANTYLFQALVLISFELIAGMIQLLAAVIIDDRIQKMRYIGFAPLYILFYWIVGPITVVHTFPAAVKSVFGGGSGVWVSPTRKPSDLKG from the coding sequence ATGGCTAATTTATTGAATATGGATCTATGGATTCAATTAATTAAATCAGTATTTGATTTAACAATGTTTACACTCAGTATTTATCCGATTCTTGGTTCGTTTTTCTGGCTGGCAGGTTCACTCTGCTATCGCTTTTTGAAAAAAGGCCGGCGAGATGACAACTGGACCGAAATACCCGAACAGGATCAACCTTTTATCACAATAATGATTCCGGTTCACAATGAGGAACTGGTCGTTGAACGGACTATCCGGTATTTGTGCGAGGAAATGAATTATTCACGTTATGAAATTCTGGCAGTAAACGATGGTTCAACCGACCACTCTGAACAAATTTTGGAACGTCTCCAAAATACATATGACAAGCTAAGAGTCATTAATGTTGAAAAAAACAGTGGCAAGGCTCATGCCTTTAATGTCGGTATCAACTTTGCCAGGGGTGATTATGTTTTAAGTAATGACGCTGATACCATCCCCGAAACAAATGCTTTGATGAAGTACATGAATTTTTTCAAGGATAAAAATCCTAATATTTGTGCAGTCACTGCCAACTCTGATGTTAGAAACCGCAGTTCGTTGTTAGGTAAGTCTCAGACGCTCGAATTCTCCAGTATCATTGGAATCATCAAACGTAGTCAATCAGCCATTTATGATTCGTTATATGCATACAGTGGCGCCAATACCATGTACAAGAAGAGTTTCTTGATTGCCGTTGGGGGATTTCGACAAGACCGTATCACTGAAGATATCAGTATTGCTTGGGATCACAACGCCATTGGCGGTATTCCGACCTTTGCACCAAACATCATCTCTCACTTGATCGTCCCCAATAATTTTAAAGATCTGTACAATCAGAGAAAGCGTTGGGCTCAAGGTGGGACTGAAGTTTGGTTAGCTAACTTTAAAAAAATTATCTTGCATCCATTCAAACGTTACACGCTATTGCCATTATTAGCGGATGCTACTTTTTCGATTATCTGGTCATTTTTCTTCGTTATTACAACAATTTCATTTTGGTTGACCTTTGTGATTGCGCTGATCACGGGCAATCAAGTATTAGCAAATACATATCTTTTTCAAGCACTAGTTTTAATCTCGTTTGAACTGATTGCTGGAATGATTCAACTTCTAGCAGCCGTAATCATTGACGACCGGATTCAGAAAATGCGGTACATCGGTTTTGCGCCTTTGTACATATTGTTCTATTGGATCGTTGGGCCCATCACGGTTGTACATACATTTCCAGCCGCGGTTAAATCAGTCTTTGGTGGAGGTTCAGGAGTGTGGGTCAGCCCAACTAGAAAGCCATCAGATTTGAAAGGATAA
- a CDS encoding LysR family transcriptional regulator: MNISDLNIFEVVVACGSFSKAAIQLFMTPPAVMNRINELEKMLGVTLFIRNQRGVTLTKSGEVLHQEAPKLISTSEQVISKVRESQYSDQYIIRIGSSALNPASNLIDIWNKLSEKLPQARLQFIPLEQISEGFPEIYHHLGREIDILFGPFGMDQSRQDVQFEQVGNYNFTVVVHNNDPLADNKTIKLSDLDGKTLEMVPKGISRAIDNIYENISKSTAKITTKPTDAHYTIDTFNKFSLSNNYLLSFDCWNNILPGTVSIPLNTTEKMPYGFITPTKPNQQTKQFVESLKEIVEDMKK, from the coding sequence ATGAATATTTCAGATTTAAATATTTTTGAAGTGGTAGTGGCTTGCGGAAGCTTTTCCAAAGCGGCAATTCAGTTGTTCATGACGCCACCAGCAGTGATGAATCGAATCAATGAATTGGAAAAAATGTTAGGCGTAACTTTGTTTATTAGAAATCAACGAGGGGTCACGCTAACTAAGTCAGGAGAAGTACTTCACCAAGAAGCACCCAAGTTGATATCAACTAGTGAACAAGTCATCTCCAAAGTCCGAGAAAGTCAATATTCAGATCAATATATAATTAGGATAGGAAGTTCAGCACTAAATCCGGCTTCAAATTTGATTGATATCTGGAATAAGTTAAGTGAAAAATTACCACAGGCAAGATTACAATTCATCCCATTAGAACAAATTTCAGAAGGATTTCCAGAGATATATCATCATCTAGGAAGAGAAATCGACATCCTTTTTGGACCATTTGGAATGGATCAAAGTCGCCAAGACGTTCAATTTGAACAAGTAGGAAATTATAATTTCACGGTAGTCGTCCATAACAACGATCCACTAGCAGACAATAAAACCATCAAATTGTCAGATCTAGATGGCAAAACATTAGAGATGGTACCAAAAGGAATCTCAAGAGCAATCGATAATATTTATGAAAACATCTCAAAATCAACCGCAAAAATAACCACCAAGCCAACCGACGCCCACTACACAATCGACACCTTTAACAAATTTTCGTTGAGCAACAATTATTTGCTGTCATTCGACTGCTGGAATAACATTCTTCCAGGTACAGTTTCAATACCACTGAACACAACAGAAAAGATGCCATACGGCTTCATAACACCAACAAAACCAAATCAGCAAACCAAGCAATTCGTAGAAAGCTTAAAGGAAATCGTTGAGGATATGAAGAAATAG
- a CDS encoding MFS transporter, with protein sequence MKSRKSDLTMVIVLLSYLLILMDTSLVFTCSTEIIATLKMNATVAPWISNAYSLTFGSLLLLGGKLGDVYGRKKVFIIGLIIFGAFSFIVGISQNTSMILISRALQGVGAAIIAPGTLAIIMDSYTGTKRIRAISIYGMMSGIGVSVGLIIGAGITTISSWRYGFLVNIPIVIFLVILSLKQLPKSNRIAQHLDLVGSIASFAGFLLIINGISGIGPHLISFILGIAAMIFLYLYEKKLINPVLSFKLFHSSTRLLAYLIRFIYSGAITGFWFFTPQLLQSHYQFTPIIVGLAFLPMTMFNFFSAGLVNRLTQIIGSRWLVFVGLIITTVGFSGLILFNDHANFWLQVILPMVVIGFGQGLVLSPITNLAVEKVEPDLSGMASGLINVMLQIGGAFGLAILSKASLFFSSYLQVFHIQSIGITTMSLISLLLTIRLLRFK encoded by the coding sequence TTGAAATCACGTAAATCGGATCTAACAATGGTCATCGTTCTTTTGAGCTACTTATTAATTTTAATGGATACGTCACTAGTATTTACTTGTTCAACGGAAATAATTGCCACCTTAAAAATGAATGCCACAGTTGCACCTTGGATCAGCAATGCCTATTCGTTAACCTTCGGCAGTTTGCTTTTACTCGGTGGAAAACTAGGTGACGTTTATGGTCGGAAAAAGGTATTCATTATTGGACTGATCATATTTGGTGCGTTTTCTTTTATCGTTGGTATTTCTCAAAATACTAGTATGATCTTGATTTCTCGGGCACTTCAAGGCGTCGGTGCCGCCATTATTGCTCCTGGAACACTGGCAATAATTATGGACTCCTACACCGGTACCAAAAGAATTAGAGCAATTTCTATTTATGGAATGATGTCTGGAATTGGTGTCAGCGTCGGTCTGATCATTGGTGCAGGTATCACAACAATTTCTTCATGGAGATATGGTTTCTTAGTGAACATCCCCATCGTTATTTTTTTAGTAATCCTATCGCTCAAACAGTTGCCAAAATCTAATCGAATTGCCCAACATCTTGACCTAGTAGGTTCAATCGCATCGTTTGCCGGATTTTTATTGATCATCAACGGTATCAGCGGTATTGGCCCACATTTGATTTCATTTATTCTGGGAATAGCCGCAATGATTTTCCTTTATCTATATGAAAAAAAGCTAATCAATCCAGTTTTATCATTTAAACTTTTTCACTCTTCAACGAGATTATTGGCTTATTTGATCAGATTCATCTATTCAGGTGCTATCACTGGATTCTGGTTCTTTACTCCACAACTATTGCAGTCCCACTATCAGTTTACGCCCATAATAGTTGGATTAGCCTTTTTACCAATGACCATGTTCAATTTTTTCTCGGCTGGCTTGGTGAACCGATTAACTCAAATAATAGGAAGTCGCTGGTTAGTTTTTGTGGGCCTGATCATCACCACTGTCGGTTTCAGCGGTTTAATTTTGTTCAATGATCATGCAAATTTTTGGTTACAAGTTATTCTCCCCATGGTCGTCATCGGTTTTGGCCAAGGACTAGTCCTCAGCCCAATTACAAACCTCGCTGTTGAAAAAGTTGAACCAGACTTATCCGGCATGGCATCAGGATTGATCAATGTCATGCTTCAAATCGGTGGAGCTTTTGGCCTAGCAATTTTATCAAAAGCATCCTTATTCTTTAGTTCTTATTTACAAGTTTTCCACATTCAATCAATCGGAATCACGACAATGTCTTTGATATCACTATTATTAACGATTCGCTTATTGAGATTCAAATAA